From a region of the Euwallacea similis isolate ESF13 chromosome 3, ESF131.1, whole genome shotgun sequence genome:
- the Klp98A gene encoding kinesin-like protein Klp98A isoform X1, whose amino-acid sequence MASVKVAVRVRPFNQREKDMDAQLIIQMDGKKTGIWNCKANTRDENIRYKEFTFDHSYWSHDNQSNTFASQEMVYTDLGTEVVDCAFQGYNACVFAYGQTGSGKTFTMMGSPDNQGLIPRICKALFERMSENSKRGTTHNVQVSYLEIYKERVADLLINQKENSNLKVREHPKKGPYVQNLTTYLVANYGHIQECMMKGNSHRTTASTNMNDVSSRSHAIFTITFVQASYCNGIPSETVSKIHLVDLAGSERADTTGATGLRLKEGAHINKSLVTLGSVISALAELSILDPKESNGQKKSSFIPYRDSVLTWLLKDSLGGNSKTIMIAAISPADCNYGETLSTLRYANRAKNIINKPTINEDPNVKLIRELRDEISKLKGLMFCEQRSDLRLAQQIQEKETREKELTEEWTGKWREAQEILREQTALGLRKSGAGVVLDSDRPHLVAIDDNPLSTGVTLYHLKEGTTSIGSGNSEVQQDIVLRGAGMEPEHCTITFHNGTATLIPKPGAYIMLNNQLLESPAKLSQGCIIFFGKAHFFRFNDPAEAAELRKGEKTRNLARLSLLSWSTPDLAQSMENLHSAEDDKVEMDLQRERLEREKEQFEKEQEQFEKSKEAFEMRKKSLEEAQAKLASEKRLVEKDYAEQTKQMHKNWIQLTEQQRDREKDLKRREQELIFQRQQLEHDRMQVLGEINGDWGTLQKLRSDFLSKFKDTCKMVSAYASDISFPDSRSKVLFQELAAKSQNTPLSDSEGDSLIEILNTIRAPDVIQKLVNHHRKELAELQVELNRRVQTLCDRQKSVEEIDQKLVGIVSDQANLNLNDFEKNQSICDLRDSLAKRTEEELAQIEQKKQGLTLNLKKVNSVEPPTTPPSSTEATTLSSATYHTAPNSCGTPPEYGNTFEPPGIDPLMSDSGVELRASSVRTQPEESCDDLSSNEGMISDSQSTSSIENHSPISRKNRRKDAETLRRLSYKISQHKGTIMRNLDNQVQRGNLDKQIAYLQELQRQYMAIKYGCSSFLSPALEHPLQDLDSPSPIKPLHTGSTSALYSSSVQNHNNRLPLYNQYLYRSMPSIATGLDCDSIVSITDYCLRGAGTKTHYEYEIRISTVDERWSVLRRYSRFRDLHIAMKARYKDKVSSISFPSKTLFGNTETVAQSRKRQLEFYLKRLIDTCKSLPSCPLAYGGPITKTALVTFSPFFRKGVFENGKYGTS is encoded by the exons GCAAATACAAGAGATGAAAACATTAGATATAAAGAATTCACATTCGACCACTCTTACTGGTCCCATGACAATCAATCAAACACCTTTGCTTCTCAAGAAATGGTTTATACGGATTTGGGCACTGAAGTAGTGGATTGTGCCTTTCAGGGCTACAATGCCTGCGTCTTTGCCTATGGCCAAACTGGGAGTGGAAAAACCTTTACCATGATGGGCTCACCA GATAATCAAGGTCTCATACCTCGAATATGCAAAGCATTATTTGAAAGGATGAGTGAGAACTCAAAGAGAGGTACTACCCATAATGTGCAAGTTAGTTATTTAGAGATTTATAAGGAAAGGGTGGCTGATTTGCTTATAAACCAAAAGGAGAATAGCAATTTGAAAGTTAGAGAGCACCCAAAAAAGGGGCCTTACGTGCAGAATTTGACTACGTATTTGGTGGCTAATTATGGGCACATTCAGGAGTGTATGATGAA AGGAAATTCACATAGGACTACCGCCTCAACTAACATGAATGATGTCAGTAGCCGCAGTCATGCAATTTTTACTATCACATTCGTTCAAGCAAGCTATTGCAATGGAATCCCCAGTGAAACTGTTTCCaaa ATCCATCTTGTGGATCTTGCTGGAAGTGAAAGGGCTGACACCACAGGGGCCACAGGCCTGAGACTCAAAGAAGGGGCGCATATCAACAAATCTCTAGTCACTCTAGGATCCGTAATATCAGCCCTTGCAGAACTGTCAATTTTGGACCCAAAAGAGTCCAATGGTCAGAAAAAATCCTCTTTTATCCCTTACAGAGATTCAGTTCTGACTTGGCTACTTAAGGACAGCTTAGGAGGTAATTCCAAGACTATAATGATCGCAGCCATTAGCCCTGCAGACTGCAACTATGGGGAGACTTTAAGCACTTTGCGTTACGCGAATCGTGCTaagaatataattaataagCCAACAATTAACGAGGATCCGAATGTGAAATTGATCAGGGAATTAAGGGATGAGATCAGCAAACTCAAAGGGTTGATGTTCTGTGAACAGAGATCTGACCTGAGACTGGCCCAGCAGAttcaagaaaaagaaactAGAGAAAAG GAGTTAACAGAAGAATGGACTGGAAAATGGAGGGAGGCGCAGGAGATTTTGAGGGAGCAGACGGCTTTAGGGTTGAGGAAATCAGGAGCTGGAGTGGTGTTAGACTCAGACAGACCTCATTTGGTGGCGATTGATGACAATCCTCTAAGTACAGGGGTGACCCTTTATCATCtaaag GAAGGAACAACAAGCATAGGTTCGGGAAATTCAGAAGTACAACAAGATATTGTGTTACGGG GTGCTGGTATGGAGCCTGAACATTGCACGATTACCTTTCACAACGGAACAGCTACATTAATCCCCAAACCTGGAGCGTATATCATGCTCAACAACCAACTCCTAGAATCTCCAGCTAAACTATCTCAAGGCTGCATCATTTTCTTCGGAAAAGCACACTTTTTCAGATTCAACGATCCTGCTGAAGCTGCCGAGCTTAGGAAAGGTGAAAAAACTCGTAATTTGGCCAGATTGAGTTTACTCAGCTGGTCCACCCCCGATTTGGCACAATCGATGGAAAATTTACACTC CGCCGAAGATGATAAAGTTGAAATGGACTTGCAGAGAGAGCGATTGGAGAGGGAAAAGgagcaatttgaaaaagagcAGGAGCAGTTTGAGAAGAGCAAAGAGGCATTTGAGATGAGGAAGAAAAGTTTGGAAGAGGCTCAAGCGAAGCTTGCGTCAGAGAAGAGACTAGTGGAAAAGGATTATGCAGAGCAG ACCAAGCAAATGCATAAGAATTGGATACAGCTGACTGAGCAACAAAGAGATAGGGAGAAGGACTTGAAAAGAAGGGAGCAAGAGCTAATTTTCCAGAGACAGCAATTGGAACATGATCGAATGCAAGTTCTGGGGGAG attaaTGGAGACTGGGGCACGTTGCAAAAATTGCGTTCAGATTTTCTGTCCAAGTTTAAGGACACTTGTAAAATGGTCTCCGCGTATGCAAGTGATATCAGTTTTCCCGATTCTCGGTCCAAAGTTTTGTTTcag GAATTGGCGGCAAAGTCCCAAAATACTCCTTTATCAGACAGTGAAGGTGATagtttaatagaaatattgaACACTATAAGAGCGCCAGATGTGATACAAAAGCTTGTAAATCACCAC cGCAAAGAGTTGGCGGAATTACAAGTAGAACTCAATCGGCGAGTGCAAACGCTCTGCGATCGCCAGAAAAGCGTAGAGGAAATCGATCAGAAGCTCGTAGGAATAGTCAGCGACCAGGCTAACTTAAATCTAAATGACTTTGAGAAAAATCAAAGTATTTGTGATTTAAGAGACTCATTGGCCAAGAGGACTGAAGAGGAATTGGCGCAAAtcgaacaaaaaaaacaagg CCTCACTTTAAATCTCAAGAAAGTCAACTCGGTAGAACCCCCCACCACACCTCCCTCCTCAACTGAAGCTACAACTTTAAGCAGTGCCACGTATCACACAGCCCCAAACAGTTGCGGAACTCCTCCAGAATATGGAAACACCTTCGAGCCTCCAGGTATAGATCCTCTGATGAGCGACAGTGGGGTGGAATTGAGAGCATCCTCTGTCCGGACTCAACCCGAGGAGAGTTGTGACGATTTATCCAGCAATGAGGGGATGATCAGTGATTCCCAATCGACGAGTTCAATAGAAAATCATTCACCCATTTCAAGGAAAAATCGCAGGAAAGATGCAGAGACTTTGAGGCGACTGTCGTATAAAATATCGCAGCACAAAGGGACAATTATGCGAAATTTAGATAATCAAGTGCAAAGGGGGAATTTGGATAAGCAAATTGCG TATCTGCAAGAACTTCAACGTCAATACATGGCGATAAAATATGGTTGTTCCTCCTTCTTGTCTCCAGCATTGGAACATCCATTGCAGGATTTAGATAGTCCCAGCCCCATCAAACCTTTACATACTGGATCCACTAGTGCCTTGTATTCTTCGTCAGTCCAA AATCATAATAATAGGTTACCACTGTATAATCAATACCTCTATAGGTCAATGCCTTCAATAGCAACTG gtctCGACTGTGATTCTATTGTCAGTATAACTGATTACTGCCTAAGAGGGGCTGGCACCAAAACTCACTACGAGTATGAAATTCGAATATCTACAGTGGATGAGAGATGGTCAGTTTTAAGACGCTATAGCCGGTTTAGGGATCTGCACATTGCCATGAAGGCGCGCTATAAAGACAAG gtttcCTCAATTTCCTTTCCATCAAAAACCCTTTTTGGCAACACGGAAACTGTGGCTCAATCACGGAAGCGCCAGTTAGAATTTTATCTCAAGCGGTTAATTGACACTTGTAAGTCACTGCCCAGTTGCCCATTGGCTTACGGTGGACCAATCACCAAAACAGCATTAGTCACTTTTTCGCCGTTTTTCCGCAAGGGAGTGTTCGAGAATGGTAAATATGGAACTTCATGA
- the Klp98A gene encoding kinesin-like protein Klp98A isoform X2, translating into MASVKVAVRVRPFNQREKDMDAQLIIQMDGKKTGIWNCKANTRDENIRYKEFTFDHSYWSHDNQSNTFASQEMVYTDLGTEVVDCAFQGYNACVFAYGQTGSGKTFTMMGSPDNQGLIPRICKALFERMSENSKRGTTHNVQVSYLEIYKERVADLLINQKENSNLKVREHPKKGPYVQNLTTYLVANYGHIQECMMKGNSHRTTASTNMNDVSSRSHAIFTITFVQASYCNGIPSETVSKIHLVDLAGSERADTTGATGLRLKEGAHINKSLVTLGSVISALAELSILDPKESNGQKKSSFIPYRDSVLTWLLKDSLGGNSKTIMIAAISPADCNYGETLSTLRYANRAKNIINKPTINEDPNVKLIRELRDEISKLKGLMFCEQRSDLRLAQQIQEKETREKELTEEWTGKWREAQEILREQTALGLRKSGAGVVLDSDRPHLVAIDDNPLSTGVTLYHLKEGTTSIGSGNSEVQQDIVLRGAGMEPEHCTITFHNGTATLIPKPGAYIMLNNQLLESPAKLSQGCIIFFGKAHFFRFNDPAEAAELRKGEKTRNLARLSLLSWSTPDLAQSMENLHSAEDDKVEMDLQRERLEREKEQFEKEQEQFEKSKEAFEMRKKSLEEAQAKLASEKRLVEKDYAEQTKQMHKNWIQLTEQQRDREKDLKRREQELIFQRQQLEHDRMQVLGEELAAKSQNTPLSDSEGDSLIEILNTIRAPDVIQKLVNHHRKELAELQVELNRRVQTLCDRQKSVEEIDQKLVGIVSDQANLNLNDFEKNQSICDLRDSLAKRTEEELAQIEQKKQGLTLNLKKVNSVEPPTTPPSSTEATTLSSATYHTAPNSCGTPPEYGNTFEPPGIDPLMSDSGVELRASSVRTQPEESCDDLSSNEGMISDSQSTSSIENHSPISRKNRRKDAETLRRLSYKISQHKGTIMRNLDNQVQRGNLDKQIAYLQELQRQYMAIKYGCSSFLSPALEHPLQDLDSPSPIKPLHTGSTSALYSSSVQNHNNRLPLYNQYLYRSMPSIATGLDCDSIVSITDYCLRGAGTKTHYEYEIRISTVDERWSVLRRYSRFRDLHIAMKARYKDKVSSISFPSKTLFGNTETVAQSRKRQLEFYLKRLIDTCKSLPSCPLAYGGPITKTALVTFSPFFRKGVFENGKYGTS; encoded by the exons GCAAATACAAGAGATGAAAACATTAGATATAAAGAATTCACATTCGACCACTCTTACTGGTCCCATGACAATCAATCAAACACCTTTGCTTCTCAAGAAATGGTTTATACGGATTTGGGCACTGAAGTAGTGGATTGTGCCTTTCAGGGCTACAATGCCTGCGTCTTTGCCTATGGCCAAACTGGGAGTGGAAAAACCTTTACCATGATGGGCTCACCA GATAATCAAGGTCTCATACCTCGAATATGCAAAGCATTATTTGAAAGGATGAGTGAGAACTCAAAGAGAGGTACTACCCATAATGTGCAAGTTAGTTATTTAGAGATTTATAAGGAAAGGGTGGCTGATTTGCTTATAAACCAAAAGGAGAATAGCAATTTGAAAGTTAGAGAGCACCCAAAAAAGGGGCCTTACGTGCAGAATTTGACTACGTATTTGGTGGCTAATTATGGGCACATTCAGGAGTGTATGATGAA AGGAAATTCACATAGGACTACCGCCTCAACTAACATGAATGATGTCAGTAGCCGCAGTCATGCAATTTTTACTATCACATTCGTTCAAGCAAGCTATTGCAATGGAATCCCCAGTGAAACTGTTTCCaaa ATCCATCTTGTGGATCTTGCTGGAAGTGAAAGGGCTGACACCACAGGGGCCACAGGCCTGAGACTCAAAGAAGGGGCGCATATCAACAAATCTCTAGTCACTCTAGGATCCGTAATATCAGCCCTTGCAGAACTGTCAATTTTGGACCCAAAAGAGTCCAATGGTCAGAAAAAATCCTCTTTTATCCCTTACAGAGATTCAGTTCTGACTTGGCTACTTAAGGACAGCTTAGGAGGTAATTCCAAGACTATAATGATCGCAGCCATTAGCCCTGCAGACTGCAACTATGGGGAGACTTTAAGCACTTTGCGTTACGCGAATCGTGCTaagaatataattaataagCCAACAATTAACGAGGATCCGAATGTGAAATTGATCAGGGAATTAAGGGATGAGATCAGCAAACTCAAAGGGTTGATGTTCTGTGAACAGAGATCTGACCTGAGACTGGCCCAGCAGAttcaagaaaaagaaactAGAGAAAAG GAGTTAACAGAAGAATGGACTGGAAAATGGAGGGAGGCGCAGGAGATTTTGAGGGAGCAGACGGCTTTAGGGTTGAGGAAATCAGGAGCTGGAGTGGTGTTAGACTCAGACAGACCTCATTTGGTGGCGATTGATGACAATCCTCTAAGTACAGGGGTGACCCTTTATCATCtaaag GAAGGAACAACAAGCATAGGTTCGGGAAATTCAGAAGTACAACAAGATATTGTGTTACGGG GTGCTGGTATGGAGCCTGAACATTGCACGATTACCTTTCACAACGGAACAGCTACATTAATCCCCAAACCTGGAGCGTATATCATGCTCAACAACCAACTCCTAGAATCTCCAGCTAAACTATCTCAAGGCTGCATCATTTTCTTCGGAAAAGCACACTTTTTCAGATTCAACGATCCTGCTGAAGCTGCCGAGCTTAGGAAAGGTGAAAAAACTCGTAATTTGGCCAGATTGAGTTTACTCAGCTGGTCCACCCCCGATTTGGCACAATCGATGGAAAATTTACACTC CGCCGAAGATGATAAAGTTGAAATGGACTTGCAGAGAGAGCGATTGGAGAGGGAAAAGgagcaatttgaaaaagagcAGGAGCAGTTTGAGAAGAGCAAAGAGGCATTTGAGATGAGGAAGAAAAGTTTGGAAGAGGCTCAAGCGAAGCTTGCGTCAGAGAAGAGACTAGTGGAAAAGGATTATGCAGAGCAG ACCAAGCAAATGCATAAGAATTGGATACAGCTGACTGAGCAACAAAGAGATAGGGAGAAGGACTTGAAAAGAAGGGAGCAAGAGCTAATTTTCCAGAGACAGCAATTGGAACATGATCGAATGCAAGTTCTGGGGGAG GAATTGGCGGCAAAGTCCCAAAATACTCCTTTATCAGACAGTGAAGGTGATagtttaatagaaatattgaACACTATAAGAGCGCCAGATGTGATACAAAAGCTTGTAAATCACCAC cGCAAAGAGTTGGCGGAATTACAAGTAGAACTCAATCGGCGAGTGCAAACGCTCTGCGATCGCCAGAAAAGCGTAGAGGAAATCGATCAGAAGCTCGTAGGAATAGTCAGCGACCAGGCTAACTTAAATCTAAATGACTTTGAGAAAAATCAAAGTATTTGTGATTTAAGAGACTCATTGGCCAAGAGGACTGAAGAGGAATTGGCGCAAAtcgaacaaaaaaaacaagg CCTCACTTTAAATCTCAAGAAAGTCAACTCGGTAGAACCCCCCACCACACCTCCCTCCTCAACTGAAGCTACAACTTTAAGCAGTGCCACGTATCACACAGCCCCAAACAGTTGCGGAACTCCTCCAGAATATGGAAACACCTTCGAGCCTCCAGGTATAGATCCTCTGATGAGCGACAGTGGGGTGGAATTGAGAGCATCCTCTGTCCGGACTCAACCCGAGGAGAGTTGTGACGATTTATCCAGCAATGAGGGGATGATCAGTGATTCCCAATCGACGAGTTCAATAGAAAATCATTCACCCATTTCAAGGAAAAATCGCAGGAAAGATGCAGAGACTTTGAGGCGACTGTCGTATAAAATATCGCAGCACAAAGGGACAATTATGCGAAATTTAGATAATCAAGTGCAAAGGGGGAATTTGGATAAGCAAATTGCG TATCTGCAAGAACTTCAACGTCAATACATGGCGATAAAATATGGTTGTTCCTCCTTCTTGTCTCCAGCATTGGAACATCCATTGCAGGATTTAGATAGTCCCAGCCCCATCAAACCTTTACATACTGGATCCACTAGTGCCTTGTATTCTTCGTCAGTCCAA AATCATAATAATAGGTTACCACTGTATAATCAATACCTCTATAGGTCAATGCCTTCAATAGCAACTG gtctCGACTGTGATTCTATTGTCAGTATAACTGATTACTGCCTAAGAGGGGCTGGCACCAAAACTCACTACGAGTATGAAATTCGAATATCTACAGTGGATGAGAGATGGTCAGTTTTAAGACGCTATAGCCGGTTTAGGGATCTGCACATTGCCATGAAGGCGCGCTATAAAGACAAG gtttcCTCAATTTCCTTTCCATCAAAAACCCTTTTTGGCAACACGGAAACTGTGGCTCAATCACGGAAGCGCCAGTTAGAATTTTATCTCAAGCGGTTAATTGACACTTGTAAGTCACTGCCCAGTTGCCCATTGGCTTACGGTGGACCAATCACCAAAACAGCATTAGTCACTTTTTCGCCGTTTTTCCGCAAGGGAGTGTTCGAGAATGGTAAATATGGAACTTCATGA